From the Psychrobacillus sp. FSL K6-4046 genome, one window contains:
- a CDS encoding Crp/Fnr family transcriptional regulator, protein MDHTLVSPDISLLFKQYGSIIKLEKDRSVYIEGELAQDVYFIVSGSIAINKDTEGGKLLTLRIVGPENCIGESGVFADNTHHSFSALTLETTQLLVLPKNKLEKFLVNSTQLMVEWTKYIQLIYLKNQTRFRDLMLYGKKGALYSTLIRLCNTYGEPLSDGRIKINFSLTNQEIANLCSMSREVVNRMLNDMKSEGLISFHKGIITINDLELLRRENQCESCPLCVCRID, encoded by the coding sequence GTGGATCATACTTTAGTATCCCCAGATATTAGTTTATTATTTAAACAATACGGTTCTATTATAAAATTAGAGAAGGATCGTTCGGTTTATATAGAAGGCGAACTAGCACAAGACGTATATTTTATTGTAAGCGGCTCTATTGCGATAAATAAAGATACAGAGGGCGGCAAATTACTCACTTTAAGAATAGTAGGCCCCGAAAACTGTATAGGTGAATCTGGTGTTTTCGCAGATAATACTCATCATAGTTTTTCTGCTCTTACGTTGGAGACTACACAGCTATTAGTGCTACCAAAAAATAAATTAGAAAAATTTCTTGTTAATTCTACTCAGTTAATGGTGGAATGGACAAAATATATACAGCTTATTTACTTAAAAAACCAGACAAGGTTTCGTGATTTGATGCTTTATGGTAAAAAAGGCGCTCTATATTCTACTTTAATACGCTTGTGTAACACGTATGGTGAACCATTATCTGATGGTAGGATTAAAATTAATTTTTCACTTACTAATCAGGAAATAGCTAACCTTTGCTCGATGAGTAGGGAAGTAGTTAATCGAATGTTAAATGATATGAAAAGTGAGGGTCTAATTTCGTTTCATAAAGGTATTATTACAATTAACGATTTAGAGTTATTAAGAAGAGAAAACCAGTGCGAAAGCTGTCCTCTTTGCGTTTGTCGGATAGATTAA
- a CDS encoding ATP-binding cassette domain-containing protein — protein MSFMQIKDLHVHYPIRGGFFNTVVDRVHAVDGISLEIEKGKTYGLVGESGCGKSTTGKSIIGLEKITSGQIIYEGQDVTNSRRSPSSSYNRDIQMIFQDAHSSLNPRKRVQDIIAEPIRNFLKLSPTEEKRKINELLEIVGMSEDVKVKYPHEFSGGQKQRIGIARAIATNPKLIIADEPVSALDLSVQAQVLNFMKDIQREFGLSYLFISHDLGVVKHMCDEISIMYKGKFVETGSREDIYTNPQHIYTRRLLSAIPDVNPKGREARKRERIEVEKNYVTDHQKYFDKDGKVLDLVPISTTHQVAMATRSKEVI, from the coding sequence ATGAGTTTTATGCAAATTAAGGACTTACATGTTCATTATCCTATCAGGGGTGGATTTTTTAATACAGTGGTTGATCGTGTGCATGCAGTAGATGGAATCTCGTTAGAAATTGAAAAAGGGAAAACGTATGGATTGGTAGGAGAATCTGGCTGTGGAAAGTCTACTACTGGTAAATCTATTATTGGACTTGAAAAAATAACATCTGGACAAATCATATACGAAGGACAGGATGTTACAAATAGCCGTCGTAGTCCATCTTCTTCCTATAATCGAGATATTCAAATGATATTTCAAGACGCTCACTCAAGTTTAAATCCTAGAAAACGAGTTCAAGATATCATAGCAGAACCTATTAGAAATTTTTTGAAACTGTCTCCTACCGAAGAAAAAAGAAAAATTAATGAACTGTTAGAAATAGTGGGAATGAGCGAGGATGTCAAGGTAAAGTATCCTCATGAGTTTTCAGGCGGTCAGAAACAAAGGATTGGCATTGCTCGTGCTATTGCAACAAATCCTAAATTGATCATAGCAGATGAACCAGTATCAGCACTAGATTTATCGGTTCAAGCCCAAGTGTTGAATTTTATGAAAGATATACAAAGAGAATTTGGATTAAGTTACTTATTTATATCCCACGATTTGGGTGTAGTTAAACATATGTGTGATGAAATTTCTATTATGTACAAAGGTAAATTTGTAGAAACTGGAAGTAGGGAAGATATTTATACAAATCCTCAACATATCTATACAAGGAGATTGCTATCGGCTATACCTGACGTAAATCCAAAAGGTAGAGAAGCAAGAAAAAGAGAAAGAATTGAAGTAGAAAAAAATTATGTAACTGATCATCAGAAATACTTTGATAAGGATGGGAAAGTATTAGATTTAGTACCAATCTCAACTACTCATCAAGTAGCAATGGCCACTAGAAGCAAGGAGGTCATCTAA
- a CDS encoding AAA family ATPase gives MQMNQQDQKSPLETYGRNLVNAVKDGKMDPVIGRDQEIRNVIRILSRKTKNNPVLIGEPGVGKTAIVEGLAQRIVKKDVPEGLKDKEIFELDMSSLIAGAKYRGEFEERLQAVLKQIKESEGKIILFIDEIHTIVGAGKSDGTMDAGNMLKPMLARGELHCIGATTLDEYRMYIEKDPALERRFQQVLVREPSVEDTVSILRGLKERFELHHGVRIHDRAIVAASQLSNRYITERFLPDKAIDLIDEACAMIRTEIDSMPQELDEVTRRMMQLQIEEQALMKEKDSASKKRLEQLRQELEELDKSSADMRKKWEAEKESIQVVQKKRELLDRYRRELEEAENKYDLNKAAELRHGKIPPLEKELQSYEDEINNDYDSRLLREEVTADEIAHIISRWTGIPVTKLVEGEREKLLRLKETLGERVVGQDQAVQLVTEAVWRARAGIKDPNKPIGSFLFLGPTGVGKTELAKSLAANLFDSEEHFIRIDMSEYMEKHSVSRLVGAPPGYIGYEEGGQLTEAVRRNPYSVVLLDEIEKAHPDVANILLQLMDDGRITDSQGRIVNFTNTVVILTSNIGSQYLSNTTGQVSETDEELVMTALRAHFKPELLNRMDDIIMFHSLTTHHFEMIAKKYVKQLQNRLLEQEVTLEVEEDVYTWIVEEGTDAAYGARPLRRFIQRYLETAVAKMLIGGNILPGSTIVASLEDGQLMVK, from the coding sequence ATGCAAATGAACCAACAAGATCAAAAAAGTCCTTTAGAAACGTACGGACGTAATTTAGTAAATGCAGTAAAAGACGGCAAAATGGACCCGGTTATCGGTAGAGATCAGGAAATTCGAAATGTCATTCGTATTTTATCAAGAAAAACTAAAAATAATCCTGTACTGATCGGAGAACCAGGGGTTGGTAAAACCGCTATTGTAGAGGGACTGGCACAAAGAATTGTAAAAAAAGATGTACCAGAGGGTTTGAAGGATAAAGAGATTTTCGAATTAGATATGAGCTCGCTAATTGCAGGAGCAAAGTATCGTGGAGAATTTGAGGAGAGACTTCAAGCAGTACTCAAGCAAATCAAAGAGAGTGAAGGAAAAATCATTTTATTTATTGATGAGATCCACACTATAGTTGGTGCTGGGAAATCAGATGGTACCATGGATGCGGGGAATATGTTAAAGCCAATGCTCGCACGAGGAGAATTGCATTGTATTGGAGCGACTACTCTTGATGAATATCGTATGTATATTGAAAAGGATCCTGCGTTAGAGCGCCGTTTTCAGCAAGTATTAGTAAGAGAACCCTCTGTAGAGGATACAGTATCCATCCTTCGTGGTTTAAAGGAACGCTTTGAATTACATCATGGTGTACGTATACACGATCGAGCAATTGTAGCGGCATCTCAGCTTTCCAACCGCTATATTACAGAACGTTTTCTTCCTGACAAGGCAATAGACTTAATAGATGAAGCTTGTGCCATGATCCGTACGGAAATAGATTCAATGCCTCAAGAGCTGGACGAAGTAACTAGAAGAATGATGCAGCTCCAAATTGAGGAGCAAGCGCTGATGAAAGAAAAGGATTCAGCTAGCAAAAAGCGATTAGAACAATTGCGTCAGGAGTTAGAGGAGTTAGACAAGTCCTCAGCAGATATGCGTAAAAAATGGGAAGCAGAAAAAGAGTCCATTCAAGTAGTTCAAAAAAAGAGAGAGCTGTTAGACCGCTATCGTAGAGAGCTAGAGGAAGCAGAAAATAAATACGATTTAAATAAAGCAGCAGAGCTACGTCATGGTAAAATACCACCTTTAGAAAAGGAACTTCAATCATATGAAGATGAGATAAACAATGATTATGATTCACGTTTACTTCGAGAAGAAGTCACTGCAGATGAAATTGCTCATATTATTTCAAGATGGACTGGCATCCCTGTAACTAAGCTGGTAGAAGGAGAAAGAGAAAAACTTCTTCGCCTTAAAGAGACTTTGGGAGAACGTGTAGTTGGTCAAGATCAGGCAGTACAATTAGTGACAGAGGCTGTTTGGCGTGCACGTGCAGGTATAAAAGACCCGAATAAACCAATTGGTTCGTTTCTCTTCTTGGGGCCAACTGGTGTAGGTAAAACAGAGCTAGCTAAATCTTTAGCCGCAAACCTGTTTGACTCAGAGGAACATTTCATCCGTATAGACATGTCCGAATATATGGAAAAGCATAGCGTATCTCGATTAGTCGGTGCACCTCCAGGATATATAGGCTATGAGGAAGGCGGTCAGCTAACAGAGGCTGTGCGAAGAAATCCTTATTCTGTAGTGCTACTGGATGAAATCGAGAAGGCTCATCCAGACGTAGCCAATATATTACTGCAGCTAATGGATGATGGAAGGATAACCGATAGTCAGGGGAGAATCGTCAACTTTACAAATACAGTTGTCATTTTAACTTCCAATATAGGCTCCCAATACTTATCCAATACAACAGGACAAGTGTCAGAAACGGACGAGGAACTGGTAATGACCGCTCTTCGTGCACACTTCAAGCCTGAGCTATTAAACCGTATGGATGATATTATTATGTTCCATTCCTTAACGACTCATCACTTTGAAATGATAGCGAAAAAGTATGTAAAACAACTGCAAAATCGTCTGCTAGAGCAGGAAGTTACTTTAGAGGTCGAGGAAGATGTCTATACGTGGATCGTGGAAGAGGGAACTGATGCTGCTTATGGCGCAAGACCGCTCAGAAGATTTATCCAACGATATCTAGAAACAGCAGTTGCAAAAATGCTAATTGGAGGGAACATCCTACCTGGTAGCACAATTGTAGCGAGCCTGGAGGATGGCCAGCTAATGGTGAAATAG
- a CDS encoding DUF2929 family protein codes for MQYVMTVIWTLILVTMLNYVVGSVNGVEEFNFFHGLYMAIPAAIIIILITKVIPDEPVEAKHH; via the coding sequence ATGCAATATGTTATGACAGTAATTTGGACACTTATCTTGGTTACGATGTTAAATTATGTAGTAGGTTCAGTTAATGGCGTAGAAGAATTTAACTTTTTCCATGGTTTATATATGGCTATCCCAGCAGCTATTATAATTATACTAATTACTAAAGTAATTCCGGATGAGCCTGTAGAAGCTAAACATCATTAA
- a CDS encoding beta-ketoacyl-ACP synthase III, which produces MNAGIIGLGTYAPEKILTNEDLEKRIDTSDEWIKTMTGIEERRIAAPGEESSHMAVKAAKEAIADAGISPEQIGLILVATVTPDRPFPSVSTMLQEQLGATNAAAMDISAACAGFMYGVVTAKQFVESKTYSHVLVIGVEKLSKITDWEDRNTAVLFGDGAGAVVIGEVSEGRGILSFELGANGSGGKYLLQDGPYITMNGREVFKFAVRQMGESAINVIEKAGLQKTDIDLLIPHQANIRIMEASRERLELPAEKMAKTIHKYGNTSSSSIPLALKEEVKNGKVKDDDIIVMVGFGGGLTWGAIALKWGK; this is translated from the coding sequence ATGAATGCAGGAATTATAGGTTTAGGAACTTATGCACCTGAGAAGATTTTAACGAATGAAGACCTTGAAAAAAGAATAGATACATCGGATGAATGGATAAAAACAATGACTGGTATAGAGGAGCGTCGAATAGCTGCTCCTGGAGAAGAAAGTTCACATATGGCTGTCAAGGCAGCCAAGGAAGCAATAGCGGATGCAGGAATTTCTCCGGAACAAATAGGACTAATTTTGGTAGCAACAGTAACTCCGGATCGTCCTTTTCCTAGTGTCTCCACGATGCTTCAGGAGCAATTAGGGGCTACTAATGCAGCAGCAATGGATATATCCGCTGCATGCGCAGGGTTTATGTATGGTGTCGTTACTGCAAAGCAATTTGTAGAATCTAAAACGTATTCTCATGTGTTAGTAATTGGTGTGGAAAAGCTGTCTAAAATTACAGACTGGGAAGATCGAAATACTGCTGTCCTCTTTGGGGATGGAGCAGGGGCTGTAGTAATTGGAGAAGTCTCTGAGGGCAGAGGCATATTGTCCTTTGAGCTTGGAGCCAATGGCAGTGGAGGAAAGTATTTATTGCAGGACGGACCTTACATTACGATGAATGGAAGAGAGGTATTTAAATTTGCGGTTCGTCAAATGGGCGAATCTGCTATTAACGTTATCGAAAAAGCAGGATTACAAAAAACAGATATTGATTTGTTAATCCCTCATCAAGCAAATATTCGTATTATGGAGGCATCTAGAGAACGACTGGAGTTGCCTGCTGAAAAAATGGCCAAAACTATACACAAATATGGGAATACCTCATCTTCGTCTATTCCACTAGCATTAAAAGAAGAAGTGAAAAATGGAAAAGTGAAAGATGATGATATTATTGTAATGGTAGGTTTTGGTGGAGGCTTGACTTGGGGAGCAATAGCGCTTAAATGGGGAAAATAA
- a CDS encoding metal-sulfur cluster assembly factor translates to MDQDMKDSMMAALENVIDPELGVDIVNLGLVYDVDLTDEGQATVTMTLTSIGCPMGPMIVDQVKTALAELPEVKDTEVNIVWNPPWSKDNMSRYAKIALGIR, encoded by the coding sequence ATGGATCAAGATATGAAAGATAGTATGATGGCTGCCCTGGAAAATGTTATTGACCCAGAGCTAGGCGTAGATATTGTCAATTTAGGTTTAGTATATGATGTGGATCTAACTGATGAGGGACAAGCAACAGTTACGATGACACTAACTTCTATAGGTTGCCCGATGGGTCCAATGATAGTAGATCAGGTTAAAACAGCACTAGCTGAGCTACCTGAAGTTAAAGACACTGAGGTTAATATTGTCTGGAACCCACCATGGTCAAAAGACAATATGTCTCGATATGCAAAAATTGCATTAGGTATTCGATAA
- a CDS encoding ABC transporter ATP-binding protein: MNNSEQLLTINNLHTGFRIKDTYYDAVDGVSISLKRNEILAIVGESGCGKSTLATSIIGLHDHNKTRVEGEIIYNGINLAKLNDENFNTVRGEEIGMIFQDPLSALNPLMKIQDQIEESLAFHTKLSKSERKKRVLELLKQVGIPNPERTAKQFPHQLSGGMRQRVIIAIAISCKPKVIIADEPTTALDVTIQAQILDLLIDLQKETGSGIILITHDLGVVAEVADRVAVMYAGQIIEEAPVEELFSNPLHPYTRSLFNSIPQMNSENDRLEVIQGIVPSLAKLPREGCRFSARIPWISEETHEKNPVLHEVSPGHLVRCTCWQHFHFEGEKGEVTNEFYAN; the protein is encoded by the coding sequence TTGAACAACTCAGAACAGCTATTAACCATAAACAATTTACATACCGGATTCAGAATAAAAGATACATATTATGATGCCGTGGATGGGGTATCCATTTCGCTAAAGAGAAATGAAATTCTGGCAATCGTAGGAGAATCAGGTTGTGGGAAATCTACTTTAGCAACGTCCATTATTGGGTTACATGACCACAACAAAACAAGAGTGGAAGGCGAAATTATATACAATGGTATCAATCTTGCTAAATTGAATGATGAAAACTTTAATACTGTTCGAGGAGAAGAAATAGGGATGATTTTCCAAGATCCCTTATCTGCATTAAACCCGTTGATGAAGATTCAAGACCAAATTGAAGAAAGCCTTGCCTTTCATACAAAGCTGAGTAAGTCTGAAAGAAAAAAAAGAGTATTAGAGTTATTAAAACAAGTAGGTATCCCAAATCCAGAGCGAACTGCAAAACAATTCCCACATCAATTGTCTGGAGGGATGAGACAGCGGGTTATCATTGCGATTGCAATCTCTTGTAAGCCTAAAGTAATCATTGCAGATGAACCAACTACTGCATTGGACGTAACCATTCAAGCTCAAATATTGGACTTACTTATTGACTTACAAAAAGAAACAGGTTCGGGAATTATATTAATAACACATGACTTAGGCGTAGTAGCTGAAGTAGCAGACCGGGTTGCAGTAATGTACGCAGGACAAATTATTGAAGAGGCTCCTGTAGAGGAACTATTTTCTAATCCGTTACACCCTTATACTCGTTCATTATTTAACTCTATACCACAGATGAATAGTGAGAATGATAGGCTTGAAGTTATTCAAGGAATTGTACCTTCTTTAGCCAAATTACCTCGAGAAGGATGTAGATTTTCTGCCAGAATCCCTTGGATCAGTGAAGAGACACATGAAAAAAATCCAGTATTGCATGAAGTTTCTCCGGGACACCTTGTCAGATGCACATGTTGGCAGCATTTTCATTTTGAGGGTGAGAAAGGGGAAGTAACCAATGAGTTTTATGCAAATTAA
- a CDS encoding prolyl oligopeptidase family serine peptidase, protein MITNLENWGDIPVLHISKENFTNNAPVVFFLHGFESAKEHNLHYAYQLVNKGCRVIMPDAHLHGDRDIELDQIQISLRFWEIVLTSIEELGKLKNVLKERGYHNGQKIAVSGTSMGGITTLGCLTAYPWIDAAAIMMGTPGYVNLAKDQMTLVEQRGFKIPMNEEEKKKMFDTLSIFDASKQLEKLENKPLFFWHGMKDEVVPFAPTNKFVEDLIEQYGDAQIEFMKEKSVGHAVSRKGMLRSTEWLANRLA, encoded by the coding sequence ATGATTACTAATTTAGAAAATTGGGGAGACATCCCAGTGCTACATATATCGAAAGAGAATTTTACAAATAATGCTCCAGTAGTATTCTTCCTACACGGTTTTGAAAGTGCCAAAGAGCATAACTTACACTATGCATACCAGTTAGTCAATAAGGGCTGTAGAGTTATCATGCCTGATGCTCATTTACACGGGGATCGAGATATTGAACTTGACCAAATACAGATTAGCCTTCGCTTTTGGGAGATTGTTTTAACATCTATTGAAGAGTTGGGGAAACTTAAAAACGTCTTAAAAGAACGTGGGTACCACAACGGTCAAAAGATAGCTGTTTCTGGAACCTCTATGGGTGGAATTACAACACTGGGCTGCTTAACGGCATATCCATGGATTGATGCGGCTGCTATTATGATGGGAACCCCGGGATATGTAAACCTTGCTAAAGATCAAATGACTTTAGTTGAGCAAAGAGGATTTAAGATTCCAATGAACGAAGAAGAAAAGAAAAAAATGTTTGATACATTATCTATATTTGATGCTTCTAAGCAATTAGAGAAACTAGAAAATAAGCCACTATTTTTCTGGCATGGCATGAAGGATGAAGTAGTACCGTTCGCACCTACTAACAAATTTGTGGAAGATTTGATTGAACAATATGGTGATGCTCAGATTGAGTTTATGAAAGAAAAAAGCGTTGGCCATGCAGTTTCAAGAAAAGGTATGCTTCGTTCAACGGAATGGTTAGCTAACCGTTTGGCATAA
- a CDS encoding Cof-type HAD-IIB family hydrolase — MERHLIVLDLDGTLLTDQKVISDNTKRILLKAKDEGHEVMIATGRPYRASEMYYHELGLTTPIVNFNGAFVHHPRNRSWQMIHKPISLNVVKEVVEAVQSYSIKNMLAEVLDDVYLHYHDEQMISALVQGNPNITTGDLRQFLNADPTSLLIHAEENSVDDVRKHLKEVHAEVIDHRRWGAPWDVIEIVRHGLNKAVGLDHVSKYLNIPKERIIAFGDEDNDLEMIEYAGVGVAMGNAISPLQNIANEITATNNEDGIAEFLRERLKLN, encoded by the coding sequence ATGGAACGACACTTAATCGTATTAGACTTAGATGGAACTTTATTAACCGACCAAAAGGTTATTTCTGATAACACGAAAAGAATTTTATTAAAGGCTAAGGATGAAGGGCATGAAGTAATGATTGCAACGGGTAGACCCTATCGAGCAAGCGAAATGTATTATCATGAACTTGGGCTAACTACTCCTATTGTCAACTTCAATGGGGCATTCGTACATCACCCTAGAAATCGTTCATGGCAAATGATACATAAACCAATTAGCTTGAATGTTGTAAAAGAAGTAGTTGAGGCCGTTCAAAGCTATTCGATAAAAAATATGCTCGCAGAAGTCTTAGATGACGTATACTTACATTATCATGATGAACAAATGATATCGGCTTTAGTACAAGGAAATCCCAATATAACTACTGGTGACCTTCGACAATTTTTAAACGCCGATCCAACTAGTTTACTCATACATGCAGAGGAAAATTCAGTAGATGATGTTAGAAAGCATTTAAAAGAAGTTCATGCAGAAGTTATTGACCATCGCCGTTGGGGAGCACCTTGGGATGTCATTGAAATTGTTAGACACGGACTTAATAAAGCAGTAGGTTTAGACCATGTATCCAAGTATTTAAATATCCCAAAAGAGAGAATTATTGCTTTTGGGGACGAGGATAACGATTTAGAAATGATTGAATATGCTGGTGTGGGTGTTGCTATGGGGAACGCTATTTCTCCTTTACAAAATATAGCCAATGAAATAACTGCAACAAATAATGAAGATGGTATTGCAGAATTCTTAAGAGAAAGATTAAAATTGAATTAA
- the opp4B gene encoding oligopeptide ABC transporter permease — translation MWKTILRRVLAMIPQLFVLSLLIFILAKQMPGDPFTGLITPESDPNRLEEMRVLAGFYDPWYVQYYNWITNAIQGDFGKSYTYSMPVADLIGFRAMNTLWLSLLSVVLLYLIAIPLGVLAGRFQDTFLDKTIVLYSFVTYAIPTFVLGLLALFFFGYHLGWFPTAGTVDIKYEEGTLGYVWNRIYHMLLPAMTYAILGTTAVIQYLRSEIIDAKSMDYVRTARSKGIPIKKVYSRHIFRNSLLPIAAFLGFTITGLLGGSIFIETIFGYQGMGQLFMQSISSRDYSVITALVLLFGFLTLLGSLLSDIIMSIVDPRIRID, via the coding sequence ATGTGGAAAACAATATTGAGAAGAGTTTTAGCCATGATTCCACAGCTTTTTGTCTTAAGCCTACTAATATTTATATTAGCTAAGCAAATGCCTGGAGACCCATTCACAGGCCTAATAACACCAGAATCCGATCCTAATCGATTAGAAGAAATGAGAGTGTTAGCAGGATTTTACGATCCTTGGTATGTACAATACTACAATTGGATAACGAATGCAATTCAAGGGGATTTTGGTAAGAGTTATACGTATAGCATGCCTGTTGCGGATTTAATAGGATTTCGGGCGATGAACACACTGTGGCTATCCTTGCTAAGCGTTGTTCTTCTATACTTAATAGCTATTCCGTTAGGAGTATTGGCGGGGCGCTTTCAAGATACATTCCTAGATAAAACAATCGTACTATACTCTTTTGTGACCTATGCGATCCCAACATTCGTACTTGGCTTGCTGGCATTATTCTTTTTCGGTTATCATCTTGGATGGTTTCCGACAGCCGGTACGGTGGACATAAAGTACGAGGAAGGTACCCTTGGGTATGTATGGAACCGAATTTATCATATGCTATTGCCTGCAATGACCTATGCAATCCTTGGAACGACCGCAGTAATTCAGTACCTAAGATCTGAAATTATAGATGCAAAGTCGATGGATTATGTCCGTACAGCAAGAAGTAAGGGAATTCCTATTAAAAAAGTATACAGTAGACACATTTTCCGTAACTCATTATTGCCAATTGCAGCTTTTCTAGGGTTTACAATTACTGGGTTACTAGGTGGCTCCATATTTATAGAAACCATTTTTGGATATCAAGGCATGGGGCAATTGTTTATGCAATCTATATCCTCCAGGGATTATAGCGTTATTACTGCTTTAGTATTGCTGTTTGGCTTCTTAACTTTATTAGGTAGTCTATTGTCTGATATCATCATGAGCATTGTAGATCCACGTATTAGAATAGATTGA
- the fabF gene encoding beta-ketoacyl-ACP synthase II, with amino-acid sequence MTKRRVVVTGLGAVTPLGNDVETTWAGIKEGKSGVGMLTRLDASLFPAKVAAEVKDFDIEKYIEKKDARKMDRFTHYALASAIMAVEDANLTITEELGLRTGVWIGSGIGGMETYENQFRVFLEKGTRRVSPFFVPMMIPDMAAGQVSIHFGAKAINSCTVTACASGTNSIGDAFKVIERGDADVMITGGAESPITHMSVAGFCSNTALSLNTDPNTASKPFDANRDGFVIGEGAGILILEEYEHAVARGAKIYAEIIGYGSTGDAHHITAPAPEGEGAARAMKQALDDAGVSPEKIDYINAHGTSTPYNDQFETMAVKSVFGEHAYNLAMSSTKSMTGHLLGAAGGVEAIFSVLALHEGILPPTTNLETPDPLCDLDYVPNEARKEEIDYAMSNSLGFGGHNASILFKKIK; translated from the coding sequence ATGACGAAACGTAGGGTTGTAGTAACAGGATTAGGTGCCGTAACACCACTAGGTAATGATGTAGAAACGACTTGGGCTGGTATTAAGGAAGGTAAATCAGGTGTCGGAATGTTAACAAGACTTGATGCATCTTTGTTTCCAGCGAAAGTGGCCGCAGAGGTAAAAGATTTTGACATAGAGAAGTATATTGAAAAGAAAGATGCAAGAAAAATGGATCGTTTTACTCACTATGCTTTAGCTTCTGCAATTATGGCAGTTGAGGACGCCAATTTAACAATCACAGAAGAGCTAGGTCTACGTACAGGCGTTTGGATTGGTTCAGGTATTGGTGGAATGGAGACATACGAGAATCAGTTCCGAGTATTTTTAGAAAAAGGAACGAGACGCGTAAGTCCATTCTTCGTGCCAATGATGATTCCTGACATGGCTGCAGGTCAGGTGTCAATTCATTTTGGGGCAAAGGCGATTAATTCATGTACGGTAACGGCTTGTGCATCTGGCACTAACTCTATAGGGGATGCTTTTAAAGTGATCGAGCGAGGAGATGCAGATGTGATGATTACCGGCGGAGCAGAGTCTCCGATTACTCATATGTCTGTAGCTGGTTTCTGCTCCAATACTGCACTTTCTTTAAATACAGATCCTAATACCGCATCGAAACCTTTTGATGCTAATCGAGACGGATTTGTTATTGGTGAAGGAGCTGGAATTCTTATATTAGAAGAATATGAGCACGCTGTTGCTCGTGGTGCTAAAATCTATGCAGAAATAATAGGTTATGGTTCTACAGGAGATGCCCACCATATTACTGCACCAGCTCCAGAAGGAGAAGGGGCAGCTAGAGCCATGAAGCAAGCATTAGACGATGCAGGAGTGTCTCCGGAGAAGATCGATTATATTAATGCGCACGGAACTAGTACGCCTTATAATGATCAGTTTGAAACAATGGCTGTAAAATCCGTATTTGGTGAGCATGCGTACAATTTGGCTATGAGTTCCACTAAATCTATGACTGGTCACTTGCTCGGTGCGGCAGGAGGGGTAGAGGCAATATTCAGTGTATTAGCTCTCCATGAAGGCATCTTACCGCCTACCACAAATCTGGAAACGCCTGATCCGTTATGTGATTTAGACTATGTTCCAAATGAGGCAAGAAAAGAAGAAATTGACTATGCCATGAGTAATTCATTAGGTTTTGGTGGTCATAATGCAAGTATATTATTTAAAAAAATCAAATAA